The Castanea sativa cultivar Marrone di Chiusa Pesio chromosome 11, ASM4071231v1 genome contains a region encoding:
- the LOC142614431 gene encoding acidic endochitinase-like, whose amino-acid sequence MASNLSSSIPFLLSVILILVVGTNAGGIAIYWGQNGNEGTLAQTCATGKYAFVNIAFLPTFGNGQKPLINLAGHCDPTTNGCTRFSSEIKSCQSRGIKVMLSIGGGAGSYSLSSTDDARQVATYLWNNFLGGQSSSRPLGAAVLDGIDFDIEGGTTQHWDELARFLSQYSKQGKKVYLTAAPQCPFPDAYMGAALKTGLFDYVWVQFYNNPPCQYSSGNLVKYWNQWTTSIPATKFFLGLPASPKAAGSGFIPAADLTSKVLPAIKGSAKYGGVMLWSKYFDDQAGYSSSIKSSV is encoded by the coding sequence ATGGCATCAAATCTGTCAAGCTCAATACCTTTCCTCTTATCAGTAATTCTGATTCTAGTGGTTGGTACTAATGCTGGTGGAATCGCTATCTACTGGGGTCAGAATGGAAATGAGGGTACCTTGGCACAAACTTGTGCCACAGGTAAGTATGCCTTTGTCAACATAGCTTTCCTTCCAACCTTTGGCAACGGTCAAAAACCCCTAATCAACCTTGCTGGCCATTGTGATCCAACAACTAATGGGTGCACCAGGTTTAGCTCTGAGATAAAATCTTGTCAGTCAAGAGGAATTAAGGTGATGTTATCCATTGGAGGAGGTGCAGGGAGCTATTCTCTTTCTTCAACTGACGACGCTAGACAAGTAGCGACCTATCTTTGGAATAACTTCTTAGGAGGACAATCCTCATCTCGCCCTCTTGGAGCAGCTGTTTTGGATGGAATTGACTTTGATATTGAAGGAGGAACAACCCAACATTGGGATGAGCTTGCAAGGTTTCTCTCTCAATACAGCAAACAAGGAAAGAAAGTGTACTTAACCGCAGCTCCTCAGTGCCCATTTCCTGATGCTTATATGGGAGCTGCCCTTAAGACAGGTCTATTTGATTATGTATGGGTACAGTTCTATAATAACCCTCCATGCCAGTACAGCTCAGGTAATCTAGTAAAGTATTGGAACCAATGGACTACTTCTATTCCTGCCACCAAATTTTTCTTAGGACTTCCTGCTTCACCTAAAGCAGCTGGGAGTGGCTTCATTCCAGCTGCTGATTTAACTTCTAAAGTGCTTCCGGCCATTAAAGGTAGTGCCAAGTATGGAGGTGTGATGCTGTGGTCGAAATACTTTGATGACCAAGCAGGATACAGTTCTTCCATCAAGAGCAGCGTTTAG